The Kineothrix sp. IPX-CK genomic interval TATCATGTCCGTGCTGGGATATATATTTGCCACTACGATTACAACGCCCATCAAGGTCATCACCAGGATTGTTCGTAAGACGGCAGATCTCGATATCTCACAGGACGACTCCTACCATTACCTTTTGAAAAAGAAGGATGAGACGGGATCTATGGGACGCGCCGTATCTAAGATGAGACGGGCTTTCAGCAGCATGATGCACGATATTTCTTCCACCTCAGACGTAATCAATACCAATTCATCGAGGTTGTTAGAAATAGCGAATACGATGAACGATAACGCCAGTACTACTTCCAGTGCAGCAGAACAGCTTTCTTCCAGCATGGAATCCACTGCCCGGAACACGGAATCCATCAGCAGACAGATTCAAGCTATGGGCGGAAATACTGCTTCTATCAATGAAAAGGCAACACAGGGAGTAGGTTTTTCGGATGAGATCATGAAACGTGCCATCGCACTTCGCGAAAGCACTCTGGCAGCTACTGAAAAGACAAAAGCAATGTATGAAACGGTAAGAACGGATACGCAGTCGGCTATCGACAGCTCCAAATCCGTTTCAAAAATTAACGAAATGACTAAAACAATCATGGAAATTTCAAGTCAGACCAGTCTCCTCTCTTTAAATGCTTCCATCGAAGCTGCAAGAGCGGGCGAAGCGGGCAGAGGCTTCTCTGTTGTAGCGAGTGAAATAGGAAAGCTTGCGGACCAGTCCTCCAAGACAGTTACCAGCATCACAGCTATAGTGGCCGAGGTCAATACCGCAATCGACAGGATGACTTCCAGCCTAACGGCGACTTTAGATTTCCTGAATCAGACGGTGCTTGCGGACTATCAAAGCTTCGTTACTGTCAGCGAGCAATATTCGGAGGATGCCGGATTTATTAACAGAACGATGTCCGATATCGATTTATCCATCGATGAGCTGAATAATACGATGATAAAGATAGCCGATTCTATCCATCAAATTAATATTGCCATCAACGAAACCAGTCAAGGTGTCGGTGTAGTCGCTTCCAATAATGCTCAGACGGCAGTTCTCACGGCGGACACTTATCATATGGTTGAGACAACGCTCGCACAATCGGACAAGCTGAAGGAGATGGTAAATAATTTTACCCTCGATTAACTGTCATAAAGATTTTGAATTCGAGATTTACTGATTAAAAAAGCACTTCACGTGATATTTATCTGTGAAGTGCCTTTTTATTTTTCTTATATAATTGTTCAGCACTTGCCTGCTGCCTGCTCCATCGCATCCCATACTTCGATTCTAAATGCATCCACTTCCGAGAGTCCCATAAATATTGCACCATACTCATATTCCGTTTCAAGCTTTTCTATTCGAACAATTCTAAGAAGAACATGAATCACTTCTTTCGTCCAGATCATAATATGAGAATCGTACACGGCATCCATTTCCAGTATCTTCGGACAATGAAATCCCATCCCGGATTTGGAAATATCAAAAACATTAATAGTAATCAACTCATGCTCGCCATTGTCGATCCTCTTAACAACAATATTCGAATTCAAATCCATACGTCTGCACTTTCTCAGCTTTTCAACATCCATGTCTTCCGTCCTCCTGCGCCATATCCTTGGCACATTTTCCCTTTCGTAAAAAATCAATATGATTGTATACTATAAATATACAACTATATTATATATAACAATATAACATTATATTGATTTTGTAAAGGAATCTGTAATAAACATTGCGTCTCCGAAGCTAAAAAAGCGATATTTTTCCCTTATTGCTTCCTCATATGCCCCTAGTACATGCTCTCTTCCGGCAAGAGCAGATACGAGCATGACTAACGTAGACTCCGGTAAATGGAAGTTAGTGATAAGTCCATCCAATATCTTAAAGCGATATCCCGGATAAATAAATATCTCCGTGTTGTCGCAGCCGGGGTGCAGCACACCATTTTCATCCGCGGCGCTTTCCACCGTGCGGCAGCTGGTAGTCCCGACACAAATGACCCTTTTTCCATTCCGCTTCGTACCATTTATCATATCCGCCGCTTCCTTCGTCACCTGATAATATTCCGAGTGCATATGGTGCTCCAATATATTATCCGCCTTTACCGGTCGAAATGTGCCCAGGCCTACATGCAGGGTTACATAGGCGATTTTCACGCCTTTTTCTTCTATTTTACCAATCAGCTCTTTCGTGAAATGCAAACCTGCAGTCGGCGCCGCCGCAGAGCCTTCATATTTGGCATATACCGTCTGGTAGCGGTTCTTATCCTGAAGCTTATGAGTGATATATGGAGGCAGAGGCATCTCTCCCAGTCTGTCTAGCACCTCCTCAAAGATACCTTCGTAGCAAAACTGAATCAGCCGGTTGCCTTCATCCACCACATCCAAGACCTCTCCTGTCAAAATACCATCGCCAAAGCTGATAACCGTTCCCGGTCTCGCCTTCTTGCCGGGCTTTACCAATGCTTCCCATATGTCGTTTTCCTGCCTCTTTAAGAGCAGTACCTCGATTGCAGCTCCGGTATCCGCCTTCGTACCTAACAGTCTTGCCGGAATTACCTTCGTATCGTTCAGCACAAGGCAATCTCCCGGTTCCAAATAATCTGTAATATCCCGGAAAATCCGGTGCATCACCTCTCCCGTATCCTTATTCAGCATAAGAAGTCTGGAGCCGGAACGATCCTCAAGCGGATCCTGTGCAATAAGTTCCTGAGGCAAATCAAAATAGAAATCCGATTTTTTAAACTCTTCCATAATATTTCACATATCTTTCTTTCATATCCGCTTATCTCATTTACAGGGATGCATTGTTCAGAAATGCCACATATCCCCGTTTGGATTCATATACATCCGCCTTGCTGGTCGCCTCCCAGGGAGCATGCATATTCATCACAGCCACCCCGCTGTCGATAACGTTCATGCCGTACAGTGCGAGAATATATGCAATGGTTCCGCCGCCGCCAACATCCACTTTTCCCAGCTCCGCCGTCTGAAAATGTACCTTTTCCTTATCCAAAATCGCTCTGATATGTCCCATATATTCCGCATTGGCATCGTTGGATCCGGACTTTCCCCGGGAACCGGTAAATTTATTGAATACCATTCCATTCCCCAGATATGCTACGTTCTTCTTATCAAAACAGGAAGCGAAAGCCGGATCAAATGCACTGCTCACATCGGAAGACAGCATGCAGGAGGATGCCAGACACCTTCTCACCTTAAGCTCACTGTAATCTCCCGCCAGATTCATCACTTCCGCAACTGCATTCTCGAAGAATTTAGACTGCATACCCGTAGCTCCCACGCTGCCTATCTCTTCCTTATCCACTAAAATACAGCAGGTAGTCCTCTCCGTTTCCTTCACCTCAAGCATTGCTTTCAATGAGGAAAATGCGCATATCCTGTCATCCTGCCCATATGCCAGAATCATACTCCTATCAAAGCCCGCTTCCCTCGCCTTCCCGGCAGGAACGACCTCCAACTCGGCAGAAATAAAATCCTCTTCCTCTATATCATAGCTTTCCTTCAGAATAGCAAGGATACCCCTCTTCACCGCATCCTTACCATCCTTTCCTTTATTTTTTTCCCCTTTTTCTCCCTTTTTCTCTATTACAAGAGGCTTATTTCCCACAATAATATCCAAGGCCTCACCTTCAATAACCTTGGAAGCCTTCTTTTCAAGCTGCTCTGCCGCAAGGTGAATGAGAAGATCCGACACAAAAAATACCGGATCATCCTCATTCTCTCCCACATTGATCTCTACAGTCGTCCCATCTTTTTTAATCACTACGCCATGAATGGAAAGCGGAATCGTCACCCACTGATACTTCTTCACGCCGCCGTAATAATGCGTATCTAAATAAGCGAATCCGCCCTCTTCATATACCGGATTCTGCTTAATATCAAGCCTCGGGGAATCCAAATGCGCCCCGAGAATATTCATCCCCTCGGCCATCGGTTTCTTTCC includes:
- a CDS encoding methyl-accepting chemotaxis protein — its product is MKLKTRAKKERNVQTKQPESKKRKRDFFLSIRTKITFILVIFILLSVSVNYNYLSNLSKDTLTSYTEATLLEIVEAQNNYIEQSIEKYNSTLTYLNGSENFYVYNTNHGSKYYKEVHAALNKYMTQNPTHESINFVDAETLSLLGSTDTDKEGADYSGEAFISYIMENHKPAQSNVFLDDATGEPLISIGVPQASHIDENTLSGVMFTNVKASLLSDTLSDIRVFNSDTSYAYLLDTNGTYIYHPDKALIGKRADTPLIDQLVADIEKGTIPDAKVVTDNSTGQYIAYNISNLNHWILCIAVHQDSVLAPIDEMRQSSVNISIIIVIIMSVLGYIFATTITTPIKVITRIVRKTADLDISQDDSYHYLLKKKDETGSMGRAVSKMRRAFSSMMHDISSTSDVINTNSSRLLEIANTMNDNASTTSSAAEQLSSSMESTARNTESISRQIQAMGGNTASINEKATQGVGFSDEIMKRAIALRESTLAATEKTKAMYETVRTDTQSAIDSSKSVSKINEMTKTIMEISSQTSLLSLNASIEAARAGEAGRGFSVVASEIGKLADQSSKTVTSITAIVAEVNTAIDRMTSSLTATLDFLNQTVLADYQSFVTVSEQYSEDAGFINRTMSDIDLSIDELNNTMIKIADSIHQINIAINETSQGVGVVASNNAQTAVLTADTYHMVETTLAQSDKLKEMVNNFTLD
- a CDS encoding PilZ domain-containing protein, whose amino-acid sequence is MDVEKLRKCRRMDLNSNIVVKRIDNGEHELITINVFDISKSGMGFHCPKILEMDAVYDSHIMIWTKEVIHVLLRIVRIEKLETEYEYGAIFMGLSEVDAFRIEVWDAMEQAAGKC
- the queA gene encoding tRNA preQ1(34) S-adenosylmethionine ribosyltransferase-isomerase QueA, translating into MEEFKKSDFYFDLPQELIAQDPLEDRSGSRLLMLNKDTGEVMHRIFRDITDYLEPGDCLVLNDTKVIPARLLGTKADTGAAIEVLLLKRQENDIWEALVKPGKKARPGTVISFGDGILTGEVLDVVDEGNRLIQFCYEGIFEEVLDRLGEMPLPPYITHKLQDKNRYQTVYAKYEGSAAAPTAGLHFTKELIGKIEEKGVKIAYVTLHVGLGTFRPVKADNILEHHMHSEYYQVTKEAADMINGTKRNGKRVICVGTTSCRTVESAADENGVLHPGCDNTEIFIYPGYRFKILDGLITNFHLPESTLVMLVSALAGREHVLGAYEEAIREKYRFFSFGDAMFITDSFTKSI
- a CDS encoding aminopeptidase; translation: MENKNIWGTYSAEQLIELEEHAKEYMDFLDNGKTERECIDTIVNMIEKEGYQELQSLIKKNKALKEGDRVYSVWMNKSIVMFQMGKKPMAEGMNILGAHLDSPRLDIKQNPVYEEGGFAYLDTHYYGGVKKYQWVTIPLSIHGVVIKKDGTTVEINVGENEDDPVFFVSDLLIHLAAEQLEKKASKVIEGEALDIIVGNKPLVIEKKGEKGEKNKGKDGKDAVKRGILAILKESYDIEEEDFISAELEVVPAGKAREAGFDRSMILAYGQDDRICAFSSLKAMLEVKETERTTCCILVDKEEIGSVGATGMQSKFFENAVAEVMNLAGDYSELKVRRCLASSCMLSSDVSSAFDPAFASCFDKKNVAYLGNGMVFNKFTGSRGKSGSNDANAEYMGHIRAILDKEKVHFQTAELGKVDVGGGGTIAYILALYGMNVIDSGVAVMNMHAPWEATSKADVYESKRGYVAFLNNASL